A genomic stretch from Kineosporia corallincola includes:
- a CDS encoding sensor histidine kinase: MEPDTRRTVRAWLLGAAGLGAVPAVLGLWHVTGRDQPVLLLLLVPSVLLLVTAALAIREAGLATDARRVRQLRARFQGQEAERRHWAQELHDQTLQDLAALELWLAGLSRTQDPEKLAAGVQDARDMVHEQIGVLRHLITQMRPLALDALGLTAAVQDLARRSQVPGTPDGTTGVTVTHDVAGLPADLPPDTQVAIYRIVQEALANALHHAACRTVVVRAGREGQHIVVTVRDDGVGIGDDEPVDPAGTSFGRIGMRERADSLGARLTWTTPEGGGTLVTLRIPGTDRPVA, encoded by the coding sequence GTGGAACCGGACACGCGGCGCACGGTGCGGGCCTGGCTGCTGGGGGCGGCCGGGCTCGGGGCGGTGCCGGCGGTGCTGGGTCTGTGGCACGTGACCGGCCGCGACCAGCCGGTGCTGCTGCTGTTGCTGGTGCCGTCGGTGCTGTTGCTGGTCACGGCGGCGCTGGCGATCCGGGAGGCCGGGCTGGCCACCGACGCGCGGCGGGTGCGGCAGCTGCGGGCGCGGTTCCAGGGGCAGGAGGCCGAACGGCGGCACTGGGCACAGGAACTGCACGACCAGACGTTGCAGGACCTGGCCGCGCTGGAGCTGTGGCTGGCCGGGCTCTCGCGCACGCAGGACCCGGAGAAGCTGGCCGCCGGAGTGCAGGACGCGCGGGACATGGTGCACGAGCAGATCGGGGTGCTGCGGCACCTGATCACCCAGATGCGGCCGCTGGCCCTGGACGCGCTGGGCCTGACGGCCGCGGTGCAGGACCTGGCCCGGCGCAGTCAGGTGCCGGGCACACCGGACGGGACCACCGGCGTCACGGTCACTCACGACGTCGCCGGCCTGCCCGCCGACCTGCCGCCCGACACCCAGGTGGCGATCTACCGGATCGTGCAGGAGGCGCTGGCCAACGCGCTGCACCACGCGGCGTGCCGCACGGTGGTGGTGCGGGCGGGGCGCGAGGGCCAGCACATCGTGGTCACGGTGCGGGACGACGGGGTGGGCATCGGCGACGACGAGCCGGTGGACCCGGCGGGCACGTCGTTCGGGCGGATCGGGATGCGTGAGCGGGCCGACTCGCTGGGCGCCCGGCTGACCTGGACGACGCCGGAGGGCGGGGGGACGCTGGTGACGCTGCGGATCCCGGGCACCGACCGGCCGGTCGCCTGA
- a CDS encoding response regulator, whose amino-acid sequence MSEAPAWRIVLADDHTMVRTGLRALLEADPRCHVVGECGNLDKVAGTVVGASPDLVVLDIALGRENGLDAVPTLLGLPSAPRILVLTMHDDPGFAREALGRGAHGYLLKDAAAAELIRAIEVVMAGDTYLQPQLGAQLLRAEPVAGGLSERERDVLRLLARGHTNAEIAHELFISLRTVEAHRAGLRARLGAHHRSELVDAARRLGLLT is encoded by the coding sequence ATGAGTGAAGCCCCGGCCTGGCGCATCGTGCTCGCGGACGACCACACGATGGTGCGCACCGGCCTGAGGGCACTGCTGGAGGCCGATCCGCGTTGCCACGTCGTGGGTGAGTGCGGCAACCTGGACAAGGTGGCGGGCACGGTGGTGGGGGCCTCACCCGACCTGGTGGTGCTCGACATCGCGCTGGGCCGGGAGAACGGCCTGGACGCCGTGCCGACCCTGCTCGGGCTGCCGTCGGCGCCGCGCATCCTGGTGCTCACCATGCACGACGATCCCGGTTTCGCCCGCGAGGCGCTGGGCCGGGGCGCACACGGCTACCTGCTGAAAGACGCCGCGGCGGCCGAGCTGATCCGGGCGATCGAGGTGGTGATGGCCGGCGACACCTACCTCCAGCCGCAGCTGGGCGCGCAGCTGCTGCGGGCCGAGCCGGTCGCCGGGGGGCTCAGCGAGCGCGAGCGTGACGTGCTGCGGTTGCTGGCGCGGGGGCACACGAACGCGGAGATCGCGCACGAGCTGTTCATCAGCCTGCGCACGGTGGAGGCGCACCGGGCGGGTCTGCGGGCGCGGCTGGGCGCGCACCACCGGTCCGAACTGGTGGACGCCGCACGGCGTCTGGGGTTGCTGACGTGA